The window GATCCCCAACGTCCCCCACGAGTCGGTCCCCTACGGCGAGGGCGAGGACGACAACGTCGAGCGCTACCGCGAGGGATTCGACGACCTGCGGGTCGACCCCGACGACGTGATTCCCCACTACGATCTCGGTGAGGAACTGGACGTCCTGGACTTCGAGCGCGGCGCCAAGGTCACCGGCGGCGGCTTCCAGTTCGTCAAGGGCGAGGGCGCGCGCCTCGAGCACGCGCTGATCCAGTTCATGCTGGACGTCCACCGCGAGCAGGAGTACGTCGACGTGTTCCCGCCGATCCCGGTCAACAGCGAGTCCATGCGGGGGACCGGCCAGCTACCGAAGTTCGCCGAGGACGCCTACCGCGTCGGCGACCGGCAGGAGGACGACTACGACGACGACGACCTGTGGCTCCTGCCGACGGCGGAGGTGCCGGTCACCAACATGTACCGCGACGAGATCCTGCTCGACGACGACCTCCCGATCAAGCACCAGGCGTTCAGCCCGAACTTCCGGCGCGAGGCCGGCGAGCACGGCACCGAGACCCGCGGCTACGTCCGCGTCCACCAGTTCAACAAGGTCGAACTGGTCAACTTCGTCCGCCCGGAGGAGAGCTACGACCGCCTCGAGGGTCTCCTCGACGAGGCGACGGCGGTCCTCGACCGCCTCGAACTGCCCTACCGCGTGTTGGACATGTGCACCGGCGACATGGGCTTCACGCAGGCCAAGAAGTACGACGTCGAGGTGTGGGCCCCCGCCGACGACATGGAGGACGGCCCCGACGTCGGCGGCCGCTGGCTGGAGGTCTCCAGCGTCTCCAACTTCGAGGACTTCCAGGCCCGCCGCGCCGGCATCCACTACCGGCCCGAGCAACACGAGTCCGCGGAGTACCTCCACACGCTCAACGGCTCCGGACTGGCCGTCCCGCGGGTCATGGTCGCCATCATGGAGTACTACCAGAACGACGACGGCACGATCACCGTCCCCGAGGCGCTGCGCCCGTACATGGGCGGCCAGGAGGTCATCGAGGGCCACGAGCCCGTCGGCGAGAGCGCCGTGGGTGAGGGCGACGGCGAGTAGCCGACCACTGCTCTTCGGTCTTCTGCCGCCGCGTACCGTCAGCGCGCCGTCCGCGGCGGGACGGCTATCGACTCGGACAGCGAGAGGCCGCCGTCGCGCCAGTAGC of the Halomicrobium salinisoli genome contains:
- the serS gene encoding serine--tRNA ligase, whose amino-acid sequence is MLSRQFVRENPETVRDAIEAKGVAGVDLDGILEIDEEWRELKAEGDDLRHQRNEVSSRIGEYKREGEEEKAQEAIERSQELKEELQRVEDRADELEAELEERLLEIPNVPHESVPYGEGEDDNVERYREGFDDLRVDPDDVIPHYDLGEELDVLDFERGAKVTGGGFQFVKGEGARLEHALIQFMLDVHREQEYVDVFPPIPVNSESMRGTGQLPKFAEDAYRVGDRQEDDYDDDDLWLLPTAEVPVTNMYRDEILLDDDLPIKHQAFSPNFRREAGEHGTETRGYVRVHQFNKVELVNFVRPEESYDRLEGLLDEATAVLDRLELPYRVLDMCTGDMGFTQAKKYDVEVWAPADDMEDGPDVGGRWLEVSSVSNFEDFQARRAGIHYRPEQHESAEYLHTLNGSGLAVPRVMVAIMEYYQNDDGTITVPEALRPYMGGQEVIEGHEPVGESAVGEGDGE